The Neomonachus schauinslandi chromosome 4, ASM220157v2, whole genome shotgun sequence genome includes a region encoding these proteins:
- the MTF2 gene encoding metal-response element-binding transcription factor 2 codes for MRDSTGAGNSLVHKRSPLRRNQKTPTSLTKLSLQDGHKVKKPACKFEEGQDVLARWSDGLFYLGTIKKINILKQSCFIIFEDSSKSWVLWKDIQTGATGSGEMVCTICQEEYSEAPNEMVICDKCGQGYHQLCHTPHIDSSVIDSDEKWLCRQCVFATTTKRGGALKKGPNAKALQVMKQTLPYSVADLEWDAGHKTNVQQCYCYCGGPGDWYLKMLQCCKCKQWFHEACVQCLQKPMLFGDRFYTFICSVCSSGPEYLKRLPLQWVDIAHLCLYNLSVIHKKKYFDSELELMTYINENWDRLHPGELADTPKSERYEHVLEALNDYKTMFMSGKEIKKKKHLFGLRIRVPPVPPNVAFKAEKEPEGTSHEFKIKGRKASKPISDSREVSNGIEKKGKKKSVGRPPGPYTRKMIQKTAEPPLDKESISENPTLDLPCSIGRTEGTAHSSNTSDVDFTGASSAKETTSSSISRHYGLPDSRKRTRTGRSWPAAIPHLRRRRGRLPRRALQTQNSEIVKDDEGKEDYQFDELNTEILNNLADQELQLNHLKNSITSYFGAAGRIACGEKYRVLARRVTLDGKVQYLVEWEGATAS; via the exons AGACTCTACAGGGGCAGGTAATTCACTGGTCCACAAGCGGTCTCCTTTACGTCGAAACCAAAAGACCCCAACATCCTTGACCAAGCTGTCTTTACAGGATGGACATAAAGTCAAAAAGCCAGCATGTAAATTTGAAGAGGGTCAGGATGTCCTAGCTAGATGGTCAGATGGCTTGTTTTATCTTGGAACTATCAAAAAG ATAAACATATTGAAACAGAGCTGCTTCATCATATTTGAAGACAGTTCTAAATCCTGGGTTCTCTGGAAGGACATTCAAACAG gaGCCACTGGAAGTGGGGAAATGGTCTGTACAATATGTCAAGAAGAGTATTCAGAAGCTCCCAATGAAATGGTTATATGTGATAAGTGTGGCCAAG GATATCATCAGTTGTGTCACACACCTCATATTGATTCCAGTGTGATTGATTCAGATGAAAAATGGCTCTGTCGGCAGTGTGTttttgcaacaacaacaaag AGGGGTGGTGCGCTTAAGAAAGGACCAAATGCCAAAGCATTGCAAGTCATGAAGCAGACATTACCCTATAGTGTGGCAGACCTTGAATGGGATGCAGGTCATAAAACCAATGTCCAGCAATGTTATTGCTATTGTGGAGGCCCTGGAGA ctGGTATTTAAAGATGCTACAATGCTGCAAATGTAAGCAGTGGTTTCATGAGGCTTGTGTGCAATGCCTTCAAAAGCCAATGCTGTTTGGAGACAG gttttatacatttatttgctCTGTCTGCAGTTCTGGACCGGAATACCTCAAACGTCTACCATTACAGTG GGTAGATATAGCACACCTATGCCTTTACAACCTAAGTGTTATTCACAAGAAGAAATACTTTGATTCTGAACTTGAGCTTATGACATACATTAATGAAAACTGGGATAGATTGCATCCTGGAGAG CTGGCAGACACACCAAAATCTGAAAGATATGAGCATGTTCTGGAGGCATTAAATGATTACAAGACCAT gtttATGTctgggaaagaaataaagaagaagaagcattTGTTTGGGTTGCGAATTCGTGTTCCTCCTGTGCCACCAAATGTGGCTTTCAAAGCAGAGAAAGAACCTGAAGGAACATCccatgaatttaaaattaaaggcaGAAAGGCATCCAAACCTATATCTGATTCAAG GGAAGTAAGCAATGgcatagaaaaaaaaggaaagaaaaaatccGTAGGTCGTCCACCTGGCCCATATACAagaaaaatgattcagaaaactGCTGAGCCACCTTTG gataAGGAATCAATTTCAGAGAATCCTACCTTGGATTTACCTTGTTCTATAGG GAGAACTGAGGGAACTGCACATTCATCTAATACCTCAGATGTGGATTTCACGGGTGCTTCCAGTGCAAAAGAAACTACCTCGTCTAGCATTTCCAGGCATTATGg ATTACCTGACTCCAGAAAAAGAACTCGTACAGGAAGATCTTGGCCTGCTGCAATACCACATTTACGGAGGAGAAGGGGTCGTCTTCCAAGAAGAGCACTCCAGACTCAGAACTCAGAAATTGTAAAAGATGATGAAGGCAAAGAAGATTACCAATTTGATGAACTCAACACAGAGATTTTGAATAACTTAGCAGATCAGGAGTTGCAACTCAATCATCTAAAGAACTCCATTACCAGTTATTTTGGTGCTGCAGGTAGAATAGCATGTGGTGAAAAATACCGAGTATTGGCTCGTCGGGTGACACTTGATGGAAAGGTGCAGTATCTTGTGGAATGGGAAGGAGCAACTGCATCCTGA